A window of the Alnus glutinosa chromosome 4, dhAlnGlut1.1, whole genome shotgun sequence genome harbors these coding sequences:
- the LOC133865805 gene encoding putative wall-associated receptor kinase-like 16 — translation MAFRGMLLQQKFLLGAFILAAVAASQPDPNCDQRCGNLSIPYPFGISEGCYLDPSFLITCDYSSRIPTPFLRKGNITVLNISLDGELRVLSFVARDCYNKPGLSVNRTNSQFTLSKFTVSYTRNKFTVVGCDTYGYISGAVQATSGVLKNYTTGCISLCDKIESVDNGTCSGIGCCQTSIPEGGIDLTAKVRSFDNYSAVFGFNPCGFGFVVEEDAYKFSPLDLTNLQERVTVPVVLDWAVGNETCEDAKGNMTGYACKAEYSECYNSTNGPGYRCNCSTGFQGNPYLPHGCTDIDECKTHPESCDNKTQKCNNFPGGFNCSCLKGYEDDGSGTKSCRAKVNQSKVISIALGISIGLLALVVGGSWIYWALKRRKLLKLKEKFFKQNGGLMLQQRLLSHRGSVETDKIFSADELEKATNNYDKNRVLGQGGYGTVYKGVLPDNKVVAIKKSKVSDQSQIEQFINEVIVLTQINHRNVVKLLGCCLETEVPLLVYEFITNGTLSDHIHNKSLSSSLSWEKRLKIVAETAGALAYLHSSTSMPIIHRDVKTTNILLDDNYTAKVSDFGASRLVPLDQTQLTTLVQGTFGYLDPEYFHTNQLTEKSDVYSFGVVVAELLTGKEALSFNRPESDRNLALFFVSAIKEDRLLQILEDHIVNEGSIEELKEVANLAKRCLRVRGEDRPSMKEVAIELEGLTIMGKHPWGKVDHYMEETEHLLNAPTQYSFNIDDGIGSSSTTEYDSMRNDVPKRVNDGR, via the exons ATGGCTTTCCGTGGAATGCTTTTGCaacaaaaatttcttcttgGGGCCTTCATTTTAGCAGCAGTAGCAGCatctcaacccgatccaaactGCGACCAGAGATGCGGAAATCTTAGCATCCCTTACCCATTTGGAATAAGTGAGGGCTGTTACCTTGATCCATCTTTTCTCATCACTTGTGACTACTCGTCCAGGATTCCAACACCATTTCTGCGCAAAGGTAATATTACTGTCCTCAACATATCACTGGATGGTGAACTGCGAGTCTTATCCTTTGTAGCCCGTGACTGCTACAACAAGCCAGGGCTTAGTGTAAACCGTACAAATTCCCAATTCACATTGTCGAAGTTTACCGTCTCATATACGAGGAACAAGTTCACTGTTGTCGGTTGCGACACTTATGGGTATATTTCAGGGGCAGTTCAAGCTACTTCAGGGGTACTAAAGAATTACACGACTGGCTGTATATCACTCTGTGACAAAATTGAGAGTGTGGATAACGGGACTTGCTCTGGCATTGGCTGTTGCCAAACTTCTATCCCAGAAGGAGGAATAGATTTGACTGCTAAAGTTCGGAGCTTCGACAATTACTCCGCAGTATTTGGCTTCAATCCTtgtggttttggatttgtagtgGAAGAAGACGCATACAAATTTTCCCCCTTAGATCTTACAAATTTACAGGAGAGAGTGACCGTTCCCGTTGTGCTTGATTGGGCAGTCGGAAATGAGACTTGCGAAGATGCTAAGGGAAATATGACAGGCTATGCATGTAAGGCGGAGTATAGTGAATGTTACAACTCCACCAACGGTCCTGGGTATCGTTGCAATTGCTCCACTGGTTTTCAGGGGAACCCATACCTCCCTCATGGTTGCACAG ATATTGATGAGTGCAAAACTCACCCAGAGAGCTGCGATAATAAAACTCAAAAATGCAACAACTTTCCTGGGGGTTTCAATTGTTCTTGTCTAAAAGGGTACGAAGACGATGGGAGCGGAACAAAAAGTTGCCGTGCTAAAGTGAACCAATCTAAGGTTATCAGTATTGCTTTGG GTATCAGCATAGGCCTCTTAGCACTGGTTGTGGGAGGTTCTTGGATTTATTGGGCATTGAAAAGAAGAAAGCTTCTCAAGCTCAAAGagaaatttttcaaacaaaatggtGGATTAATGTTACAGCAACGACTCTTGAGTCACAGGGGTTCTGTGGAGACAGATAAAATCTTTAGCGCAGACGAGCTTGAAAAGGCCACCAACAACTATGACAAGAATAGAGTTCTTGGCCAAGGAGGTTATGGAACTGTTTACAAAGGAGTGTTGCCAGATAACAAGGTGGTTGCTATTAAAAAGTCCAAAGTCAGTGATCAGAGCCAGATTGAGCAATTCATAAACGAGGTGATTGTGCTTACCCAAATTAATCATAGAAATGTGGTTAAGCTATTAGGTTGTTGTCTAGAAACAGAAGTGCCCTTACTAGTTTATGAATTCATCACAAACGGGACTCTTTCTGACCACATTCATAATAAAAGCTTATCATCCTCACTCTCATGGGAAAAGCGTCTGAAGATAGTAGCAGAAACTGCAGGAGCACTTGCATACTTGCATTCTTCGACTTCTATGCCAATTATACACAGAGATGTGAAAACTACAAATATACTTTTAGATGATAATTACACGGCAAAAGTATCTGACTTTGGAGCTTCAAGGTTGGTACCTCTTGATCAAACACAATTAACCACTTTGGTGCAAGGAACTTTCGGGTACTTGGATCCCGAATACTTCCATACCAATCAACTAACAGAAAAAAGTGACGTTTATAGCTTTGGTGTTGTTGTGGCAGAGCTATTAACGGGAAAAGAGGCACTCTCTTTTAATAGGCCTGAAAGTGATAGAAATCTCGCATTGTTCTTTGTTTCTGCAATAAAAGAGGACCGCTTACTTCAAATTCTTGAGGATCACATTGTGAATGAGGGTAGTATTGAAGAACTAAAGGAAGTTGCTAATCTTGCAAAAAGGTGCTTAAGGGTAAGAGGGGAAGATAGACCTTCTATGAAAGAAGTGGCAATAGAGTTGGAGGGATTGACAATTATGGGGAAACATCCATGGGGAAAGGTTGATCACTACATGGAAGAGACTGAGCATTTGCTCAATGCCCCTACACAGTACTCTTTCAACATTGATGATGGCATTGGTTCTTCTTCTACTACCGAGTACGATAGCATGAGGAACGATGTACCGAAACGAGTAAATGATGGCAGATAA